A single region of the Halopiger xanaduensis SH-6 genome encodes:
- a CDS encoding methyl-accepting chemotaxis protein, translating into MIETVIPNRIRRQYSVKIAAILGCVIGVTLLFAVVFGQHVVSGSAEETEARAIAGLSGLVVVFVMNLGLLGIVLGGNVSLALRRLGNGTERIGDGEFDVDLETDRVDEIGELYGSVARMRDSLEDTLADLETEQERAQQAQREAEERADQLEDEREQLQETRAEIERQNERLVAEAERFSEVMDACADGDLTQRLEPQVDDEAIAAIATSFNEMLDRMSETMVDVRGSANAVEEISVELEDSSAEIRTASREVADSVQEIADGAAEQTDDLDAAAAEVSDLSAATEEVASTTGEIADQSESVTELTEEGREAAAEAAENIDELVENTETVVETADELTRETEQIEEIIALIDDIADQTNLLAVNASIEAATAGADGSGFAVVADEIKALAEETMDAVDDIEGTLESIRDRTETTANEIGEVESNITSTATIVDDLESRLETIAGEVEQVDGSIQQIASTADDQADSAQELSAIVDDVAAVSNETATKAQQVAAASEETSATIDSVSTTATDLGDDARDLKRLLDAFTLEEGGRAAPTLAAGSGGD; encoded by the coding sequence ATGATAGAAACCGTCATACCGAATCGAATCCGCCGCCAGTACAGTGTCAAAATTGCCGCAATATTAGGGTGTGTGATCGGCGTCACCCTCCTCTTTGCGGTCGTCTTCGGACAGCACGTCGTCTCCGGTTCGGCCGAGGAGACCGAAGCCCGTGCGATCGCGGGCCTCTCGGGGCTGGTCGTCGTGTTCGTTATGAACCTCGGCCTGCTCGGGATCGTCCTCGGCGGGAACGTCTCTCTGGCGCTTCGCCGACTCGGAAACGGAACCGAGCGGATCGGCGACGGCGAGTTCGACGTCGACCTCGAGACCGATCGCGTCGACGAGATCGGCGAGCTGTACGGCTCGGTCGCGCGGATGCGCGACTCGCTCGAGGACACCCTCGCCGACCTCGAAACCGAACAGGAGCGCGCACAGCAGGCCCAGCGGGAGGCCGAGGAGCGGGCCGACCAACTCGAGGACGAGCGCGAACAACTGCAGGAGACCCGCGCGGAGATCGAGCGCCAGAACGAGCGGCTCGTCGCCGAGGCCGAGCGCTTCTCCGAGGTCATGGACGCCTGCGCCGACGGCGATCTCACACAGCGACTCGAGCCGCAGGTCGACGACGAGGCGATCGCGGCGATCGCGACGTCGTTCAACGAGATGCTCGACCGGATGAGCGAGACGATGGTCGACGTTCGGGGGTCCGCGAACGCCGTCGAGGAAATCTCCGTCGAACTCGAGGACTCGAGCGCGGAGATCCGGACGGCCAGCCGGGAAGTCGCCGATTCCGTCCAGGAGATCGCCGACGGGGCGGCCGAGCAGACCGACGACCTCGACGCGGCGGCGGCGGAAGTCAGCGACCTCTCGGCGGCCACCGAGGAGGTGGCCTCGACCACCGGCGAGATCGCCGATCAGTCCGAATCCGTCACCGAGCTGACCGAGGAGGGCCGCGAGGCGGCCGCCGAGGCGGCCGAAAACATCGACGAACTGGTCGAGAACACGGAGACGGTCGTCGAAACCGCCGACGAGCTCACCCGCGAGACCGAACAGATCGAGGAGATCATCGCCCTGATCGACGACATCGCCGACCAGACGAACCTGCTGGCGGTCAACGCCTCGATCGAGGCCGCCACCGCCGGCGCCGACGGCAGCGGCTTCGCGGTCGTCGCCGACGAGATCAAGGCCCTCGCCGAGGAGACGATGGACGCCGTCGACGATATCGAGGGGACGCTCGAGTCGATCCGCGACCGAACGGAAACGACGGCAAACGAAATCGGCGAGGTCGAGTCGAACATTACGTCGACGGCGACGATCGTCGACGATCTGGAGTCGCGCCTCGAGACGATCGCCGGCGAAGTCGAGCAGGTCGACGGCAGCATTCAGCAGATCGCGTCGACCGCGGACGATCAGGCAGATTCCGCCCAGGAACTGTCGGCGATCGTCGACGACGTCGCGGCGGTTTCGAACGAGACCGCGACCAAGGCCCAGCAGGTCGCCGCCGCCTCCGAGGAGACCAGCGCCACGATCGATTCGGTCTCGACGACCGCGACCGACCTCGGCGACGACGCGCGCGACCTGAAGCGGCTCCTCGACGCGTTCACGCTCGAGGAGGGCGGACGCGCGGCGCCGACACTCGCCGCCGGGAGCGGAGGTGACTGA
- a CDS encoding MFS transporter, translating to MIPGKWKNLLLATAMFNLGFVIWFSFAPFTGEIADEFGLSVAQLGIVSSAAVIAVPLGRIVIGPLTDKWGAPVTAGGTMVVVGTFAIISAFAQTYEVFTASRIIASLAGITFVIGIQHVSEWFEEEELGTAEGIFAGIGNAGAGLGAYFTLPRLFGEGYVGPLFDANWRAAFFYTGALAVVVGILYFVFGDAAKSERKREATKASVSLKQWCYIATRYGAVVLSVAYVMTFGLELAMNGWLGTYYREAFGQSDIVIAATFAATFSIAAGLLRPIGGYVSDLVARKETDILPWFEGRYREQWTFATLVFVMCAMFGMTAAGLTGNIYAAVVAGFLVGMGCAFAEGAIFAQVPAMFPDSSGSVAGVVGGIGSSGGSIYPLIFAAPFLPNLHLGYAVVAATMIPIIALSAWVFQPDIADRATEDGWVVDAEASTAGPAPSDD from the coding sequence CTGATCCCCGGCAAGTGGAAGAACCTCCTCCTCGCGACGGCGATGTTCAACCTGGGATTCGTCATCTGGTTCTCCTTCGCTCCGTTCACGGGCGAGATCGCCGACGAGTTCGGCCTCTCGGTCGCGCAACTCGGGATCGTCTCGAGCGCGGCCGTCATCGCCGTTCCGCTCGGTCGCATCGTTATCGGACCGCTGACCGACAAGTGGGGCGCACCGGTGACCGCCGGCGGGACGATGGTGGTCGTGGGGACGTTCGCGATCATCAGCGCGTTCGCGCAGACCTACGAGGTGTTCACGGCCTCCCGTATTATCGCGTCGCTGGCGGGCATCACGTTCGTCATCGGCATTCAGCACGTCTCCGAGTGGTTCGAAGAGGAGGAGCTCGGCACGGCCGAGGGGATCTTCGCCGGCATCGGCAACGCCGGCGCGGGCCTGGGCGCGTACTTCACGCTGCCGCGGCTCTTCGGCGAGGGGTACGTCGGCCCGCTGTTCGACGCCAACTGGCGCGCCGCGTTCTTCTACACCGGCGCGCTGGCCGTCGTCGTCGGCATCCTGTACTTCGTCTTCGGCGACGCCGCCAAGAGCGAGCGCAAGCGCGAGGCGACGAAAGCGAGCGTGAGCCTGAAACAGTGGTGCTACATCGCGACCCGCTACGGCGCGGTCGTGCTCTCGGTCGCCTACGTCATGACCTTCGGCCTCGAGCTGGCGATGAACGGCTGGCTGGGAACCTACTACCGCGAGGCGTTCGGCCAGAGCGACATCGTGATCGCGGCGACGTTCGCGGCGACGTTCTCGATCGCGGCCGGCCTGCTGCGCCCGATCGGCGGCTACGTCAGCGACCTCGTCGCGCGCAAGGAAACGGACATCCTCCCGTGGTTCGAGGGGCGCTACCGCGAGCAGTGGACGTTCGCGACGCTCGTGTTCGTGATGTGTGCGATGTTCGGGATGACCGCGGCCGGCCTGACGGGCAACATCTACGCGGCCGTCGTCGCCGGGTTCCTCGTCGGGATGGGCTGTGCGTTCGCCGAGGGGGCGATCTTCGCGCAGGTGCCGGCGATGTTCCCCGACAGTTCGGGCAGCGTCGCCGGCGTCGTCGGCGGCATCGGCTCCTCGGGCGGGTCGATCTACCCGCTGATCTTCGCCGCGCCGTTCCTGCCGAACCTCCACCTCGGCTACGCGGTCGTCGCCGCGACGATGATCCCGATCATCGCGCTGTCGGCGTGGGTCTTCCAGCCCGATATCGCCGACCGCGCAACCGAGGACGGTTGGGTCGTCGACGCCGAAGCGTCGACCGCCGGTCCCGCGCCGAGCGACGATTAA
- the pheT gene encoding phenylalanine--tRNA ligase subunit beta, with amino-acid sequence MPTVDIDPDELRDLTGREEKGDEELKDDLFGLGLEFEGRTEGGAFELEFAPDRLDRLSVEGVARSLRYQYGDARGVHVPSTNDADWTIEVDESVPDERPYVTGAVIRDVDLDDEALESLIQLQEKLHATMGRKRAKGAIGIHDLTMLKGSPATEGNPTIEYVGLEPDEDTFVPLDSDREMSPAEVLEEHGTGQTYADLVSEYERYPAIYDDLGLFSFPPVINGRRTEVSTDSRDLFVEMTGTDQWTIDKMLNIVCYALAGRGATLEEVTVEYPDHEIVRPDLSTKTKTVAHDRIETILGIDLDPDEVIDLAERSGLEAEKDEDDDGDLVYEVTVPPYRVDVLHPLDIIDDLGRAYGFNDLEPRYPDVGTVGGRHERSRLERSVREQLVGLGFEDLLNFHMINEAANYERLDVEPGTDVYGAGEPATIKEPYSEDFTMLRTWVTPSLLMVLERNTHRAYPQDLAEIGFTAEVDDSENTGVAEHRRVGAVLASHEAGYEDAKARLQALCRRFDVDLETPPTDHPTFISGRTASVVIDGDEVGVIGEVHPKVLVEHDLEVPVAGFEFDLAALR; translated from the coding sequence ATGCCCACGGTCGACATCGACCCCGACGAACTGCGCGACCTGACCGGTCGCGAGGAGAAAGGCGACGAGGAACTCAAAGACGATCTGTTCGGCCTCGGCCTCGAGTTCGAGGGCCGCACCGAGGGCGGCGCGTTCGAACTCGAGTTCGCGCCCGACCGCCTCGACCGGCTCTCCGTCGAGGGCGTCGCGCGCTCGCTACGATACCAGTACGGCGACGCCCGCGGGGTGCACGTCCCCTCGACAAATGACGCCGACTGGACTATCGAGGTCGACGAGTCGGTCCCGGACGAGCGCCCCTACGTTACGGGCGCCGTGATCCGCGACGTCGATCTCGACGACGAGGCCCTCGAGTCCCTGATCCAACTGCAGGAGAAGCTCCACGCGACGATGGGCCGCAAGCGCGCCAAGGGCGCGATCGGGATCCACGACCTGACGATGCTCAAAGGGAGTCCCGCCACCGAGGGCAACCCGACGATCGAGTACGTCGGTCTCGAGCCCGACGAGGATACGTTCGTCCCCCTCGATTCGGATCGGGAGATGTCGCCGGCCGAAGTGCTCGAGGAGCACGGGACCGGCCAGACGTACGCCGATCTCGTCAGCGAGTACGAGCGCTACCCGGCGATCTACGACGACCTCGGGCTGTTCTCGTTCCCGCCGGTCATCAACGGCCGCCGCACCGAAGTCTCGACCGACTCGCGGGACCTGTTCGTCGAGATGACCGGCACCGACCAGTGGACGATCGACAAGATGCTCAACATCGTGTGCTACGCGCTGGCCGGTCGCGGGGCCACCCTCGAGGAAGTCACAGTCGAGTATCCGGACCACGAGATCGTCCGTCCGGACCTCTCGACGAAGACGAAGACGGTCGCTCACGACCGCATCGAAACGATTCTCGGCATCGACCTCGATCCCGACGAAGTGATCGATCTAGCCGAGCGGTCGGGCCTCGAGGCGGAGAAAGACGAGGACGACGACGGCGATCTCGTCTACGAGGTGACCGTCCCGCCCTACCGCGTCGACGTCCTCCACCCGCTCGATATCATCGACGACCTCGGGCGCGCCTACGGCTTCAACGACCTCGAGCCGCGCTACCCCGATGTCGGCACCGTCGGCGGCCGCCACGAGCGCTCCCGGCTCGAGCGCTCGGTCCGCGAGCAACTCGTCGGGCTGGGCTTCGAGGACCTGCTGAACTTCCACATGATCAACGAGGCGGCGAACTACGAGCGCCTCGACGTCGAACCGGGAACGGACGTCTACGGCGCCGGCGAGCCTGCGACGATCAAAGAGCCCTACAGCGAGGACTTCACGATGCTTCGGACGTGGGTCACGCCCTCGCTGCTGATGGTCTTAGAGCGCAACACCCACCGGGCGTACCCGCAAGACCTCGCGGAGATCGGTTTCACCGCTGAGGTCGACGACAGCGAGAACACCGGCGTCGCCGAGCATCGCCGCGTCGGCGCGGTCCTCGCGAGCCACGAGGCCGGCTACGAGGACGCCAAGGCGCGCCTGCAGGCGCTCTGTCGCCGGTTCGACGTCGACCTCGAGACGCCGCCGACCGACCACCCCACCTTCATTTCGGGTCGAACGGCGAGCGTCGTCATCGACGGCGACGAAGTAGGGGTTATCGGCGAGGTGCATCCGAAGGTGCTCGTCGAGCACGACCTCGAGGTTCCGGTCGCCGGCTTCGAGTTCGATCTCGCGGCGCTGCGTTAG
- a CDS encoding peroxiredoxin, translating into MPLEIGDDAPSVAAQNQDGDDVRLEFDEPTVLYFYPRDDTPGCSIEANQFQREYETYRDAGVDVYGVSTDGVDSHRSFCEAEGLEFDLLADPDGAVAAAFDVDVRGGAAARTTFFLADGKVQAVYESVDPDGHAREVLQDALEDGRATLPE; encoded by the coding sequence ATGCCCCTCGAGATCGGCGACGACGCCCCGAGCGTAGCCGCGCAGAATCAGGACGGCGACGACGTTCGCCTCGAGTTCGACGAGCCGACGGTACTGTACTTCTACCCGCGGGACGACACGCCGGGCTGTTCGATCGAGGCGAATCAGTTCCAGCGCGAGTACGAGACCTACCGGGACGCCGGCGTCGACGTCTACGGCGTCTCGACCGACGGCGTCGACTCCCACCGGTCGTTTTGCGAGGCGGAGGGCCTCGAGTTCGACCTGCTCGCGGATCCCGACGGCGCGGTTGCAGCGGCCTTCGACGTCGACGTGCGCGGCGGCGCGGCCGCGCGGACGACGTTCTTCCTAGCCGACGGCAAGGTGCAGGCGGTCTACGAGAGCGTCGATCCGGACGGGCACGCGCGGGAGGTGCTGCAGGACGCCCTCGAGGACGGGCGAGCGACGCTGCCGGAGTAG
- a CDS encoding non-histone chromosomal MC1 family protein, translating to MVREDGKRNFALRDSDGEETSVFSGNTPRQAALKAARRLEPGSSEADADRVELKLREKGTDKVHIYEGWAWEQTAPDDKPDWMPDEITEANVSKQGIEHLEE from the coding sequence ATGGTACGTGAAGACGGCAAACGGAACTTCGCACTGCGCGATTCGGACGGCGAGGAGACGAGCGTCTTCTCGGGGAACACCCCGCGACAGGCGGCGCTCAAGGCGGCCCGACGGCTCGAGCCCGGCTCGAGCGAGGCGGACGCCGACCGAGTCGAACTGAAACTCCGAGAGAAGGGGACGGACAAGGTCCACATCTACGAGGGCTGGGCCTGGGAGCAGACGGCCCCCGACGACAAGCCCGACTGGATGCCCGACGAGATCACGGAAGCGAACGTCTCGAAGCAAGGCATCGAACACCTCGAGGAGTGA
- the pheA gene encoding prephenate dehydratase has protein sequence MTAVTLGPEGTYSHRATTAVADDDAIDFRQSVTSIVDAVAGGEYERGVIPIENSIEGSVTESLDALAEYDVAVVREIVTPIRHALLAQGPEFDTVASHSQALAQCRAYLEREYPDATLEAVASTAQGVEFAREDPSVAGIGHPANAENGTNLEVLAEDIQDRDSNATRFFAIAPADERTEGGGKTSLVVYPDVDYPGLLLELLEPFAQRDINMARVESRPSGQRLGDYVFHIDIEAGLYERRTKEALEEIEELAEGGWVRRLGSYDTEHVVE, from the coding sequence ATGACCGCAGTGACGCTCGGACCGGAAGGGACCTACTCACATCGAGCGACGACCGCCGTCGCCGACGACGACGCGATCGATTTCCGCCAATCCGTCACGTCGATCGTCGACGCCGTCGCGGGCGGCGAGTACGAGCGCGGCGTCATCCCGATCGAGAACAGCATCGAGGGCAGCGTCACCGAGAGCTTGGACGCCCTCGCGGAGTACGACGTCGCCGTCGTCCGCGAGATCGTCACCCCGATTCGCCACGCCTTGCTCGCGCAGGGACCGGAGTTCGACACCGTCGCCAGCCACTCCCAGGCGCTGGCCCAGTGTCGCGCCTACCTCGAGCGCGAGTACCCCGACGCCACCCTCGAGGCCGTCGCGAGCACGGCCCAGGGCGTCGAGTTCGCCCGCGAGGACCCCTCCGTGGCGGGGATCGGCCACCCCGCGAACGCCGAGAACGGGACCAACCTCGAGGTGCTCGCGGAGGACATCCAGGATCGGGACTCGAACGCGACCCGCTTCTTCGCGATCGCGCCCGCCGACGAGCGCACCGAGGGCGGCGGCAAGACCTCGCTGGTCGTCTACCCGGACGTCGACTACCCCGGCCTGCTGCTGGAACTGCTCGAGCCCTTCGCCCAGCGGGACATCAACATGGCCCGCGTCGAGTCGCGCCCGAGCGGCCAGCGGCTGGGCGACTACGTCTTCCACATCGACATCGAGGCCGGTCTCTACGAGCGCCGGACGAAGGAGGCGCTCGAGGAGATCGAAGAACTCGCCGAAGGCGGCTGGGTGCGCCGGCTCGGCTCGTACGATACGGAACACGTCGTCGAATAA
- a CDS encoding sensor histidine kinase, with translation MAGVDRDRDGDRDSRRSFHVRYADVDGGREGLAAAIEPPYRVTDVAADEVDDLRGAVDPDVDCLVVTEAFRERIDGRSWADSLESVRAARPSLPIVPVVPSFDPDRVRSLVRADVADVVCRADRSESSDAGAAPESDPAARLRARIDDVYDASISDVSGTVLEIARSLMGAAPDEVDVEIEWALGSIGARLNADRCLVFDYDEEAARLEPTHAWDAARSGADSPESAPTASASVPDVDGTLSADASDVEPMEPSAFPGFEDSLREYDAHAIPPTTDRPEIDVPDGFIGDLGPNEGGEAGDTHPYLERRGLEALLAVPIVIDWELRGVLVVGQDHRRPWPDRLCRQLRTLGELIGHTIERTRRRRELVRKNEHLERFASVISHDLRNPLNVISGTADLIAETEELHRLEHIAAAADRMESMIDDLLLLARDGAKLGSIESVPLESVVRDAWTGVETSDATLETRDLPTVAADPGRLQQALENLVRNAVEHNDAGVGILVEGTDDGFALEDDGAGVPPDRRERVFEEGYSGAGGTGLGLSIVETVVSAHGWDVSVTDGKQGGARFEIATSDATEPVVGSVAKAGFDSDSQSNSNVPFQ, from the coding sequence GTGGCAGGAGTAGATAGGGACAGGGACGGGGACAGAGATAGTCGCCGCTCGTTTCACGTCCGCTACGCCGACGTCGACGGCGGCCGCGAGGGCCTCGCCGCGGCGATCGAGCCGCCGTATCGAGTCACCGACGTCGCCGCCGACGAGGTCGACGACCTCCGCGGGGCGGTCGATCCCGACGTGGACTGTCTCGTCGTGACCGAGGCGTTCCGCGAGCGGATCGACGGCCGGTCGTGGGCCGACTCGCTCGAGTCCGTCCGCGCCGCGCGGCCGTCGCTGCCGATCGTTCCCGTCGTCCCGTCGTTCGACCCCGATCGGGTTCGATCGCTGGTGCGCGCCGACGTCGCCGACGTCGTCTGTCGCGCCGACCGGTCCGAGTCGTCGGACGCGGGAGCCGCGCCGGAGTCCGATCCGGCGGCGCGTCTCCGGGCCCGGATCGACGACGTCTACGACGCCTCGATTTCGGACGTCAGCGGCACCGTCCTTGAGATCGCGCGCTCGCTGATGGGCGCCGCGCCGGACGAGGTCGACGTCGAGATCGAGTGGGCGCTCGGCTCGATCGGTGCCCGGCTCAACGCCGACCGCTGTCTCGTGTTCGACTACGACGAGGAGGCGGCGCGACTCGAGCCGACCCACGCCTGGGACGCCGCACGGTCGGGCGCCGATTCGCCCGAGTCGGCGCCGACTGCTTCGGCTTCCGTCCCGGATGTGGACGGCACGCTGTCCGCGGACGCTTCGGACGTCGAGCCGATGGAGCCGTCCGCGTTTCCCGGCTTCGAGGACTCGCTCCGGGAGTACGACGCCCACGCGATCCCGCCGACGACCGATCGGCCCGAAATCGACGTTCCCGACGGATTCATCGGCGACCTCGGCCCGAACGAGGGCGGCGAGGCCGGCGATACCCACCCATACCTCGAGCGACGCGGCCTCGAGGCGCTGCTCGCGGTGCCGATCGTCATCGACTGGGAGCTGCGGGGCGTCCTCGTCGTCGGGCAGGATCACCGCCGACCGTGGCCCGACAGACTGTGCCGACAGCTCCGGACGCTCGGCGAACTGATCGGCCACACGATCGAGCGCACGCGCCGCCGGCGCGAACTCGTCCGGAAGAACGAGCACCTCGAGCGGTTCGCGTCCGTGATCAGCCACGACCTCCGAAACCCGTTGAACGTGATCTCGGGGACCGCCGACCTGATCGCGGAGACGGAGGAACTGCACCGCCTCGAGCACATCGCCGCCGCCGCCGATCGAATGGAGTCGATGATCGACGACCTCCTCCTGCTCGCCCGCGACGGCGCGAAGCTCGGGTCGATCGAATCGGTCCCCCTCGAGTCGGTCGTGCGCGATGCGTGGACCGGCGTCGAAACGTCGGACGCGACGCTCGAGACGCGCGATTTGCCGACCGTCGCGGCGGATCCCGGCCGGCTTCAGCAGGCGCTCGAGAACCTCGTCCGCAACGCCGTCGAGCACAACGACGCCGGCGTCGGGATCCTCGTCGAAGGCACCGACGACGGGTTCGCGCTCGAGGACGACGGCGCCGGCGTTCCGCCGGACCGCCGCGAGCGCGTCTTCGAGGAGGGGTACTCGGGCGCCGGCGGTACCGGTCTCGGACTGTCGATCGTCGAGACGGTCGTCTCGGCCCACGGCTGGGACGTCTCCGTGACCGACGGCAAGCAGGGCGGCGCGCGCTTCGAGATTGCGACGAGTGACGCGACCGAGCCCGTCGTCGGCTCGGTCGCGAAGGCAGGCTTCGATTCGGATTCGCAGTCGAACTCGAACGTCCCGTTCCAGTAA
- the pheS gene encoding phenylalanine--tRNA ligase subunit alpha, translating to MQLPESQVAVLEAASADEATSVDALAEATDLPPETVTGAVFELEDEGLVAVDERVDETIALTDEGREYAAEALPEVRLYEAALEAGADTDPVQMGQVIGASGLEGPQVDIALSNYARKGYGTIDSGEITADSDADPDADAEANALATLKGTGETPRDAVDVDADTLEQLDRRGLVGISETTVREVTLTERAVTELMAGIETAETVGQVTPELLTSGEWEDVEFADYNVEADAEQFEGGNVHILRQTAERVKDVLVGMGFQEMEGPHVDADFWINDCLFMPQDHPARTHWDRFALEEPTHIDDLPEDLVDRVERAHKEGVGEDGEGYHSPWDEDFARALALRGHTTSLSTRYLSGEQIGEIEPPARFFSVEKVYRNDTLDPTHLLEFFQIEGWVMAEDLSVRDLMGTFEEFYAQFGIEDIQFKPHYNPYTEPSFELFGTHPTTGELVEIGNSGIFREEMLEPLGVECDVMAWGLALERLLMLMYGFEDIRDIHGTLCDLELLRNTEVTY from the coding sequence ATGCAACTTCCAGAATCACAGGTCGCGGTCTTGGAGGCCGCGAGCGCGGACGAGGCAACGTCCGTCGACGCCCTTGCCGAGGCGACCGACCTGCCCCCGGAGACCGTCACCGGCGCGGTCTTCGAACTCGAGGACGAGGGGCTGGTCGCCGTCGACGAGCGGGTCGACGAAACGATCGCACTGACAGACGAAGGTCGGGAGTACGCCGCCGAGGCGCTTCCCGAAGTCCGACTCTACGAGGCCGCCCTCGAGGCCGGCGCCGACACTGATCCAGTCCAGATGGGCCAGGTCATCGGCGCGTCGGGACTCGAGGGGCCGCAGGTCGACATCGCGCTCTCGAACTACGCGCGCAAGGGGTACGGCACGATCGACAGCGGCGAGATCACCGCCGATTCCGACGCCGATCCCGACGCCGACGCGGAGGCGAACGCGCTCGCGACGCTCAAGGGAACGGGCGAGACGCCTCGCGACGCCGTCGACGTCGATGCGGACACGCTCGAGCAACTCGACCGGCGCGGACTGGTCGGGATCTCGGAGACGACCGTCCGCGAGGTCACGCTGACCGAGCGGGCCGTCACCGAGCTCATGGCCGGCATCGAGACCGCGGAAACCGTCGGGCAGGTGACGCCCGAACTCCTCACGAGCGGCGAGTGGGAGGACGTGGAATTCGCCGACTACAACGTCGAGGCCGACGCCGAGCAGTTCGAGGGCGGCAACGTCCACATCCTGCGCCAGACCGCCGAGCGCGTGAAGGACGTCCTCGTGGGCATGGGCTTTCAGGAGATGGAAGGTCCGCACGTCGACGCGGACTTCTGGATCAACGACTGTCTGTTCATGCCCCAGGACCACCCCGCCCGGACCCACTGGGACCGGTTCGCCCTCGAGGAGCCGACGCACATCGACGACCTTCCCGAGGACCTCGTGGACCGCGTCGAGCGCGCCCACAAGGAGGGCGTCGGCGAGGACGGCGAAGGCTACCACTCGCCGTGGGACGAGGACTTCGCGCGGGCGCTCGCGCTGCGCGGGCACACGACCTCGCTCTCGACGCGCTACCTCTCCGGCGAGCAGATCGGCGAGATCGAGCCGCCAGCGCGCTTCTTCAGCGTCGAGAAGGTGTATCGCAACGACACGCTCGACCCGACCCACCTGCTCGAGTTCTTCCAGATCGAGGGCTGGGTGATGGCCGAGGACCTCTCGGTGCGAGACCTCATGGGCACCTTCGAGGAGTTCTACGCCCAGTTCGGCATCGAGGACATTCAGTTCAAGCCCCACTACAACCCCTACACCGAACCCAGCTTCGAACTGTTCGGCACCCACCCGACCACCGGTGAACTGGTGGAGATCGGCAACTCGGGCATCTTCCGCGAGGAGATGCTCGAGCCCCTCGGTGTGGAGTGCGACGTGATGGCCTGGGGACTGGCCTTGGAGCGCCTGCTCATGCTGATGTACGGCTTCGAAGACATCCGCGACATCCACGGCACGCTGTGTGACCTGGAACTGCTGCGCAACACGGAGGTGACCTACTGA
- a CDS encoding CBS domain-containing protein, which translates to MAVSDLGPNDVVTASPDTDLGTIAQRLSENNVGSVVIVENDEPVGIVTDRDIALEVGQTDDVASTPAEDVMTGSLTTIPADADPIEISEAIKEENARRFPVVDENGKLTGIVTLDDLVATIGEQLDNVADTIEAQSPEYSP; encoded by the coding sequence ATGGCAGTCTCCGATCTCGGCCCGAACGACGTCGTCACCGCCAGCCCCGATACCGATCTCGGCACGATCGCGCAGCGACTCTCCGAAAACAACGTCGGCTCCGTCGTTATCGTCGAGAACGACGAACCCGTCGGCATCGTCACCGACCGCGACATCGCCCTCGAGGTGGGCCAGACCGACGACGTCGCGTCGACGCCGGCCGAAGACGTGATGACGGGCAGTCTGACGACGATCCCGGCGGACGCCGATCCGATCGAAATTTCGGAGGCGATCAAGGAGGAGAACGCGCGGCGGTTCCCCGTCGTGGACGAGAACGGCAAACTAACGGGGATCGTCACGCTCGACGATCTGGTCGCAACGATCGGCGAGCAGCTCGACAACGTCGCGGACACGATCGAAGCGCAGTCGCCGGAGTACAGTCCGTAG
- a CDS encoding bacteriorhodopsin produces the protein MVDTATAIGVSTLVFVVATLAFLAWTRRLPAACRRYGYAATAAVGVMAIAYVGMTAIEFVIGGNTDLARFLGYTAMWIPIVYVTSAIAGVDRRAALLLLAIVLGRVWITLVGYFLDGIAGQIASLLPFALLIAGIYLLYGPFTRAAASRSGERSLLFTKLKHLIVLGWIGLVINGLIAADGLGLVDDFVALLTLVYVEAILLLGFAGLVLRNVDALEAAAEGGGLRSSRTDADLEDSSRAETAENVETAD, from the coding sequence GTGGTCGATACCGCAACCGCCATCGGCGTCTCGACGCTCGTCTTCGTCGTCGCGACGCTCGCGTTTCTGGCCTGGACGCGGCGCCTTCCGGCGGCGTGCCGACGCTACGGGTACGCCGCGACGGCGGCCGTCGGCGTGATGGCGATCGCGTACGTCGGCATGACCGCTATCGAATTCGTTATCGGCGGCAACACGGATCTGGCGCGATTCCTGGGATACACCGCGATGTGGATCCCGATCGTTTACGTGACCAGCGCCATCGCCGGCGTCGATCGGCGGGCGGCGCTGCTCCTGCTCGCGATCGTGCTGGGCCGGGTCTGGATCACGCTCGTCGGCTACTTCCTCGACGGCATCGCGGGGCAAATCGCGTCCCTGCTGCCGTTCGCGTTGCTGATCGCCGGCATCTACCTCCTGTACGGTCCGTTTACGCGCGCCGCCGCGTCCCGATCGGGCGAGCGGTCGCTGCTGTTTACGAAGCTCAAGCATCTGATCGTCCTCGGGTGGATCGGACTCGTCATCAACGGCCTCATCGCGGCGGACGGGCTCGGACTCGTCGACGACTTCGTCGCGCTGCTGACGCTCGTCTACGTCGAAGCCATCCTCCTGCTCGGGTTCGCCGGGCTCGTCCTGCGAAACGTCGACGCGCTCGAGGCGGCGGCCGAAGGGGGCGGCTTGCGCTCGTCTCGAACCGACGCCGACCTCGAGGATAGTAGCCGCGCCGAAACCGCCGAAAACGTCGAGACGGCCGACTGA